GGACACGTTCTGCACTCCGCCCTCGGCAGCCTGACCTTCATCCGATCCGCATCCTGCCAGCAGACCTGTTACCAATGCCAGTGTGCTCAAGACAGCTACGGCTTTCTTTTTTGTTGCTTTCATCAAACGAAAACCTCCCCTTTTTATAAAGTCATGAACCAATTCAGATGTACAACCATGCGCAATTTCAACCTTTTACCGATCCCAGCATCACTCCTTTGGCAAAGTGTTTTTGCAGGAATGGATACACCAGCATGATTGGAATCGTGGAGAACACGATAACGGCCATGCGTATGGTGAGCGGCTGAATCTCGGTCTCTTCGATACTGGTATCCCCGATCCGGCTCTGAGCCAGGATGACAATCTCACGCAGCCACACTTGTACGGGCCACTTTTCACTATCGTTGATATAAATGACCGCGTTGAAGAAGCTGTTCCAATGAGCCACCGCGTAAAAGAGAGAGAATGTAGCCATTGCTGGCATCGACAAAGGCAGAACAATACGGAACAATACGCCCACATCGTTACATCCATCGATTTTGGCGGCATCCTCCAGTTCATCCGGAATGGCTTGGAAGAAGTTCTTAAGTACGATCAGGTTGAACGCACTAATCGCTGTAGGCAGCATCAAAGACCATAATGTATCCGTCAGGTGCAATGATTTTACGACAAAGTAGGTTGGAATCATCCCACCGCTGAACAGCATGGTGAACAGTACACCCAGCAAGATCGGCTGGCGTCCACGCAAGTATCTTCTGGAAAGCGGATACGCCATAAGCGAAGTGAACAACAGGTTAAGCAGTGTTCCGATTACAGTGATATAAATGGATACACCCAGACTGCGAATCAATGTGTCTGTAGAGAAAATGTAACGGTAAGCAGCGAGGGAGAATTCTTTCGGAAAAAGAATGAATCCTCCCTTAGCCACTTCATGCGGACTCGTAAACGAGACGGCCAAAATATAAATGAACGGGATAACGGTCACGATTCCGATCAAAAGTAGAAAACCATGATTGAGGATATCAAAGATCCGGTTGCCCCACGTTTTATCCTGTTGCATCTTAATGTTCACTCCTGTCTGGTGAAGGACGTCTGCTGCCAAGCTTTAGTAGACGCCTTCCTCCCCGAATTTTTTGGCCATCGTGTTGGCACCCAGTACAAGTGCCAGTCCGACCACCGACTTGAACAAACCAACAGCAGCACTATAACTGTACTGTGCCTGTGTGAGACCCTTGGTGTAGACGTAGGTATCAAATACCTCACCCACATCCCGGTTCGTCGGCGTGAGCATCAGGAAGATCTGTTCAAAGCCTGTATCCAGGAAGTTACCCAGACGCAGAATGAGCAAAATAATGATTGTACTGCGGATGGCAGGCAACGTAATATGCCATGTCTGACGCCAGCGATTGGCACCATCCATCCGTGCAGCTTCATAGAGCTGTGTATCTACACCGGAGAGTGCCGCTAGGAAAATAATCGTGCCCCAACCTACCTCTTTCCAGATGGATTGTCCAACAATCATCGTTCGAAACCAGCCGGGCTCAAGCAGGAAAGCCACTTTTTGTCCCGTCAGGTTATAAAGTAATTCGTTAATAGCGCCGCCCTCGGTTGTGAACAGCATGTAGAACACACCAACCACAACAACCCAGGATACAAAGTGCGGAACATATACCAGCGTCTGTACAAAGCGTTTGAATCGTTCACGGCGAACTTCATTCATCATGAGTGCCAATACAATTGGCAGCGGGAAGAAGAACACCATATTATAAATCGCTAGCAAAAACGTATTCCGGAACAAAGTCCAGAACTGCGGTTCCCCGAAGAAACGCTGGAAGTGCTTAAACCCTACCCAGTCGCTGCCCAGAATGCCCTTGTAAGGCGTGTAATCCTGAAAAGCCATCGTAATACCGTACATGGGTATGTATTTGAAAATAACAAAGTAAAGCACGCCCGGTATCAACATAATATAGAGCCACCGGTTTTTAATGATGTCCCTCCACAGCAGGTTTTTGTCACTGCGGGTAGCGGGTCGTGTCCGAGCCGCCGTTTCGGCTTTCATAGTGTCTTCCTCCCCACATTGGAAACGATTACAAAATATCACTTCCTGAATTCATGTCTTCATTGTGGAGGATAAATGGGTAACTGGCTATCGTCTCGTTTTAGCTTCTTGTTTTCCCTTATACAGCAAGGGTTTAAGGCAATTGTAATTCTGAGCTACTCCCCTGAATGAACCACATTTAACC
This window of the Paenibacillus marchantiae genome carries:
- a CDS encoding carbohydrate ABC transporter permease, which encodes MQQDKTWGNRIFDILNHGFLLLIGIVTVIPFIYILAVSFTSPHEVAKGGFILFPKEFSLAAYRYIFSTDTLIRSLGVSIYITVIGTLLNLLFTSLMAYPLSRRYLRGRQPILLGVLFTMLFSGGMIPTYFVVKSLHLTDTLWSLMLPTAISAFNLIVLKNFFQAIPDELEDAAKIDGCNDVGVLFRIVLPLSMPAMATFSLFYAVAHWNSFFNAVIYINDSEKWPVQVWLREIVILAQSRIGDTSIEETEIQPLTIRMAVIVFSTIPIMLVYPFLQKHFAKGVMLGSVKG
- a CDS encoding ABC transporter permease: MKAETAARTRPATRSDKNLLWRDIIKNRWLYIMLIPGVLYFVIFKYIPMYGITMAFQDYTPYKGILGSDWVGFKHFQRFFGEPQFWTLFRNTFLLAIYNMVFFFPLPIVLALMMNEVRRERFKRFVQTLVYVPHFVSWVVVVGVFYMLFTTEGGAINELLYNLTGQKVAFLLEPGWFRTMIVGQSIWKEVGWGTIIFLAALSGVDTQLYEAARMDGANRWRQTWHITLPAIRSTIIILLILRLGNFLDTGFEQIFLMLTPTNRDVGEVFDTYVYTKGLTQAQYSYSAAVGLFKSVVGLALVLGANTMAKKFGEEGVY